The following proteins come from a genomic window of Salvia hispanica cultivar TCC Black 2014 chromosome 4, UniMelb_Shisp_WGS_1.0, whole genome shotgun sequence:
- the LOC125217973 gene encoding protein GIGANTEA-like — protein MATSNEKWIDNLQFSSLFWPPPQDVEQRKAQTTAYVEYFGQFTSEQFADDIAELIRSRYPSKENRLFDDVLATFVLHHPEHGHAVLLPIISCIIDSTLEYDRSGPPFASFISLFCPNSENEYSEQWALACGEILRILTHYNRPIYKLERHENLSDRSSSGDHASTSKSIDGEPSSSPPSLAERKPLRPLSPWITDILLATPLGIRSDYFRWCGGVMGKYAAGELKPPITATSRGSGKHPQLMPSTPRWAVANGAGVILSVCDEEVSRYETATLTAAAVPALLLPPPTTPTDEHLVAGLPALEPYARLFHRYYAIASPSATQRLLLGLLEAPPSWAPDALDAAVQLVELLRAAEDYATGMRLPRNWMHLHFLRAIGIAMSMRAGIAADSAAALLFRILSQPALLFPPLRQVDGIEFPHQPLGGYISSERKQQLELTAAEATVEATAQGIASMLCAHGPEVEWRICTIWEAAYGLIPLSSSAVDLPDIIVATPLQPPILSWNLYIPLLKVLEYLPRGSPSETCLMKIFVATVEAILQRTFPPESSREQTRKTRYIFGSASKNLAVAELRTMVHSLFLESCASVELASRLLFVVLTVCVSHEAHPNSSKRPKGEKSHPEHVGEDGWKERESENNKQCKKQGPVAAFDSYVIAAVCALSCELQFFPLISKGSSLLGARNGSDVAKPAKLNDLSSQLQSGIDSAVDHTRRILAILEALFSLKPSSIGTSWSYSSNEIVAAAMVAAHVSDLFRRSKACMRALSTLVRCKWDSEIHSRASSLFNLIDIHSKVVASIVNKAEPLEAHLLHAPSLKEISSCFHGKKLANCGSCRHSEPGHPSSSPCEDLPRSEDLVNHRKVDSGEAGRCTMGKGIADFPMDASDLANFLTMDRHIGFNCNGNVLLRSVLAEKQELCFSVVSLLWHKLIVSPETQPSAESTSAQQGWRQVVAALCNVVSASPAKAATAVVLQAERELKPWIAKDDDLGQKMWRVNQRIVKVIVELMRNHEAAESLVILASASDVLLRATDGMLVDGEACTLPQLELLEVTARAVQAVLEWGESGLAVADGLSNLLKCRLSATVRCVSHPSAHVRALSTSVLRAILHNGSVKPKSKLPDVNIIHNPRYQQYLNKIGTIDWQADIEKCLTWEAHSRLATGLPIEFVGSAAKELGCAISV, from the exons ATGGCAACATCAAATGAGAAGTGGATCGACAATTTGCAGTTCTCTTCATTATTTTGGCCGCCTCCGCAAGATGTAGAACAAAGAAAG GCTCAAACCACTGCATATGTTGAATATTTCGGGCAGTTCACCTCAGAACAATTTGCTGATGATATAGCAGAG TTAATCCGTAGCCGGTATCCATCCAAGGAGAACAGGCTTTTTGACGATGTTCTTg CAACTTTTGTTCTTCACCATCCAGAGCATGGCCATGCTGTTCTACTTCCTATTATTTCATGTATTATCGATAGCACACTTGAATATGACAGAAGTGGTCCACCATTTGCTTCTTTCATTTCCCTGTTTTGCCCAAACAGTGAG AATGAGTATTCGGAGCAGTGGGCCCTTGCATGCGGGGAGATACTAAGAATTTTGACACACTATAACAGACCAATTTACAAGTTGGAACGCCACGAAAATTTATCCGATAGAAGTAGCAGCGGAGATCATGCTTCAACTAGCAAGTCAATAGATGGAGAACCTTCTTCTTCACCTCCCTCACTGGCTGAGAGGAAACCTCTGAGGCCACTGTCTCCCTGGATTACTGATATTTTGCTTGCCACGCCCCTTGGTATAAGGAGTGATTATTTTCGATG GTGTGGAGGTGTTATGGGAAAATATGCCGCTGGAGAGCTGAAACCGCCTATAACTG CTACTTCTCGTGGATCTGGGAAGCATCCCCAGCTTATGCCATCAACTCCGAGGTGGGCTGTTGCTAATGGTGCTGGAGTTATACTTAGTGTCTGTGACGAGGAAGTTTCTCGCTATGAAACTGCTACCTTGACTGCAGCTGCTGTTCCTGCACTTCTGCTTCCACCTCCAACAACACCTACAGATGAACATCTAGTCGCTGGTCTGCCAGCGCTTGAGCCCTATGCACGTCTTTTTCACAG ATATTATGCAATTGCTAGTCCAAGTGCCACCCAAAGGCTGCTTCTTGGACTTCTAGAGGCTCCGCCCTCCTGGGCTCCAGATGCTCTTGACGCTGCTGTACAACTAGTGGAACTTCTTCGAGCCGCAGAAGACTATGCCACAGGCATGAGG CTCCCTAGGAATTGGATGCACTTGCATTTTCTGCGAGCAATTGGGATTGCAATGTCTATGCGAGCTGGAATTGCTGCAGATTCTGCAGCTGCCTTACTTTTCCGAATACTTTCTCAACCAGCTTTACTTTTCCCCCCACTGAGACAAGTTGATGGTATTGAATTCCCGCACCAGCCTCTAGGTGGTTATATTTCATCTGAAAGAAAGCAG CAACTTGAATTGACTGCAGCAGAAGCAACAGTAGAAGCTACTGCCCAAGGGATTGCATCTATGCTTTGTGCACATGGTCCAGAGGTTGAATGGCGAATTTGTACGATATGGGAAGCTGCTTATGGTTTGATACCTTTAAGTTCTTCTGCAGTTGATCTTCCAGATATCATAGTCGCAACACCGCTGCAGCCTCCGATACTATCATGGAATTTGTACATTCCTCTTCTTAAAGTACTCGAATATCTTCCTCGTGGAAGCCCATCTGAAACCTGtcttatgaaaatatttgttgctACTGTTGAAGCAATTCTACAGAGGACATTCCCACCTGAGTCCTCTAGAGAACAAACTAGGAAAACCAGATATATATTTGGGTCTGCATCCAAGAATCTTGCTGTGGCTGAGCTTCGCACAATGGTCCACTCATTATTCTTAGAGTCGTGTGCTTCTGTAGAGCTTGCCTCCCGccttctttttgttgttttaactGTGTGTGTCAGCCATGAAGCGCATCCCAACAGTAGCAAGCGCCCCAAAGGTGAAAAATCTCATCCCGAACATGTCGGTGAAGACGGATGGAAGGAGAGAGAATCGGAAAATAATAAACAGTGCAAGAAACAGGGCCCTGTAGCTGCATTTGATTCTTATGTCATTGCTGCTGTCTGTGCCTTGTCATGTGAACTCCAGTTCTTCCCTTTGATCTCTAAAGGAAGTAGTCTTTTAGGTGCTAGAAATGGTTCTGACGTTGCTAAGCCTGCAAAACTGAATGACCTGTCCAGTCAGTTGCAGAGTGGTATTGATTCAGCTGTTGATCACACTCGCAGAATATTAGCAATTCTAGAGGcccttttttctttgaaaCCGTCTTCGATTGGCACTTCATGGAGTTACAGTTCAAATGAAATAGTGGCTGCTGCTATGGTTGCAGCTCATGTTTCTGATTTGTTTAGACGCTCAAAAGCATGCATGCGTGCTCTTTCCACCCTGGTGAGATGCAAGTGGGATAGTGAAATTCACTCTAGGGCGTCTTCCCTCTtcaatttgattgatattCACAGCAAAGTTGTTGCGTCTATAGTCAACAAAGCAGAGCCATTAGAGGCTCACCTACTCCATGCGCCATCGCTGAAGGAAATATCTTCATGTTTTCATGGAAAAAAGCTTGCAAATTGCGGTAGCTGTCGCCACTCAGAACCAGGACATCCATCTTCATCCCCGTGTGAAGACTTGCCCCGTTCTGAAGATTTGGTTAATCATAGGAAGGTTGATTCTGGCGAAGCTGGAAGATGTACAATGGGCAAAGGAATTGCGGATTTCCCTATGGATGCTTCAGATTTGGCCAACTTCTTGACTATGGACAGGCATATAGGATTTAATTGCAACGGCAATGTTCTTCTGAGGTCTGTCCTTGCTGAAAAGCAAGAACTGTGTTTTTCAGTTGTTTCATTGCTTTGGCACAAATTGATTGTATCACCCGAGACACAACCAAGTGCTGAGAGCACGTCTGCCCAGCAAGGATGGAGACAG gTGGTGGCTGCACTCTGCAATGTAGTATCGGCATCACCAGCAAAAGCTGCAACAGCCGTTGTCCTTCAG GCGGAAAGGGAATTGAAACCATGGATCGCTAAAGATGATGATCTTGGGCAAAAAATGTGGAGAGTCAACCAGAGAATCGTGAAAGTGATTGTCGAGTTAATGAGGAACCATGAGGCAGCCGAGTCGCTAGTAATTCTTGCTAGCGCATCAGACGTCCTCCTCCGTGCCACAGACGGGATGCTTGTTGATGGAGAAGCATGCACTTTACCTCAGCTGGAG CTTCTGGAAGTAACGGCGAGAGCAGTTCAAGCCGTGCTTGAATGGGGAGAATCAGGATTAGCAGTTGCAGATGGCCTCTCAAACCTGTTGAAG TGTCGCCTCTCAGCCACCGTTCGCTGCGTCTCTCACCCGAGCGCTCATGTCCGGGCGCTGAGCACCTCAGTTCTCCGTGCAATCCTACACAACGGGTCGGTGAAACCAAAGAGCAAACTACCGGACGTGAACATAATCCACAATCCGCGGTATCAGCAGTACTTGAACAAGATAGGCACCATTGACTGGCAAGCTGACATTGAGAAGTGCTTGACGTGGGAAGCGCACAGCCGGCTTGCAACGGGGCTGCCCATCGAGTTTGTGGGGTCGGCTGCGAAGGAGTTAGGGTGTGCTATATCTGTGTGA
- the LOC125223577 gene encoding S-adenosylmethionine carrier 1, chloroplastic/mitochondrial-like translates to MSRNANTESLGNALSSSEYTNVAAVSSKQNNSFDFLGMLYDSAVAGAAAGTVVEAVLYPVDTIKTRLQAVRGGGEIVLKGLYSGLAGNLAGVIPASALFIGVYEPTKQKLLDIFPQNLSAVAHLAAGAIGGAASSIVRVPTEVIKQRIQTGQFASAPEAVRVIVAKEGFRGLFAGYGSFLLRDLPFDAIQFCIYEQLRIGYKLAARRDLNGPENAIIGAFAGAITGAVTTPLDMVKTRLMIQGSAKQYDGIFHCVDTIIREEGSSAFFRGIGPRVLWIGIGGSIFFGVLEKTKQLLAHKRSPGEKERDSLKLA, encoded by the exons ATGTCGAGGAATGCAAACACTGAATCACTAG GAAATGCTTTGAGTTCTTCGGAATATACGAATGTTGCAGCTGTGAGCAGCAAACAGAACAATTCTTTCGACTTTTTGGGCATGCTATATG ATAGTGCCGTAGCAGGAGCTGCTGCTGGTACTGTGGTGGAAGCTGTTTTGTATCCGGTTGATACGATAAAAACACGACTGCAAGCAG TTCGTGGTGGGGGTGAAATTGTTTTGAAGGGCCTCTACTCGGGATTGGCTGGAAATCTGGCTGGTGTTATACC GGCATCAGCACTGTTCATTGGCGTATATGAACCTACAAAGCAGAAGTTGCTCGACATTTTTCCTCAGAACTTGTCTGCCGTAGCACACCTG GCTGCAGGCGCAATTGGAGGAGCTGCTTCTTCTATTGTTCGGGTTCCTACTGAG GTTATTAAACAGAGAATTCAGACTGGTCAATTCGCTTCAGCACCAGAGGCTGTTCGCGTTATAGTAGCTAAGGAGGGTTTTAGAGGCCTTTTTGCG GGATATGGGTCCTTTCTATTGCGCGATCTTCCTTTTGATGCAATTCAGTTCTGCATTTATGAGCAGCTTCGAATTGGGTACAAATTGGCT GCAAGGAGGGATCTCAATGGTCCTGAAAATGCAATCATTGGTGCCTTTGCAG GCGCAATCACTGGGGCCGTCACTACTCCACTCGACATGGTGAAAACCAGGTTAATGATACAG GGATCAGCGAAGCAGTATGATGGTATATTTCACTGTGTTGATACCATTATACGAGAAGAAGGGAGCTCTGCCTTTTTCAGG GGCATTGGGCCTAGAGTGCTGTGGATAGGCATTGGTGGTTCTATATTCTTTGGAGTTCTTGAGAAGACGAAGCAGCTGCTCGCCCACAAGCGCTCACCTGGAGAGAAGGAACGCGATAGTCTGAAGCTGGCATGA